One Rhinoraja longicauda isolate Sanriku21f chromosome 18, sRhiLon1.1, whole genome shotgun sequence DNA segment encodes these proteins:
- the LOC144602159 gene encoding uncharacterized protein LOC144602159: METPAVTVDSSDLLSMNGEEKENKGTEGPTEEDAKGKEAKDYALFETLCDTVVSSLILLQGSITELLDFKDQLMNHPLPSNLLARLVVTTGRIFRSASDMFTPTSELVRLVRFYATPWEQKKEILQRIYVNHERKKHQLNVAVRKLQLLDTQTKWFARERQILNWEKLFVKLTTTNAHGRRWKFRVEHLKRKGTLSSECQKFVGTPTRSEKRDGQSDPKQHVVSKGTESSKCLAVREDQKVDTDGSNEDEDEENEHSDSEQVPAERKNTIDGEAQTEQQTEEQGTWTGDSVHCRFLTVSATKFYGCFEQGLSCFITYQQERQQIQLVQAQARQKNKALKQVKINESKQDLPLTGSDSGILKAPEVPKTDFTKSAVESMLTGTQGAKFEMTKDSAVVEVLLFHDQKGVIAEGEFKLPEDLLMEQKHVSDKEIQLFTPGSARLPARIIAALCISLKVEEVEESLSKDQSTEAWSLQELVLDVTGIDLKETSQNELEKCLRKPELRESCTSAMSWASSSVAKPGLVPEEQVQLLIEEHNLQLSQLQEQHQHQMRSILESFRTSVPDCALDQTFLTERIPRSESAHLTAENKNCDEEANGEWTQNHSARGVRSAQTAPKPPPKSAAARQKISVSKSLLLKKKLPDDVWERMKILEENMWRNKHNTIEKLQSETSSKLEKQLSVQKRLQLHSDDVAHDSRSKDEICLPALFMPMKTRQVFMPKARLYFHPSGSAGFFRLTQAPSVFSLPPLGCSTRMSVLNLLNPSVTLPMTSVVQDNSTPEEAETVVNRVTPEPYPTNQSWAGSMSIPEEKN; encoded by the exons ATGGAGACCCCGGCGG TTACAGTTGATTCCTCGGACCTATTGTCCATGAATGGAGAAGAGAAGGAAAACAAAGGTACAGAAGGACCCACTGAAGAG GATGCAAAGGGGAAGGAGGCAAAGGATTACGCACTGTTtgaaactctgtgtgatacagttgTGTCATCTCTAATACTACTGCAGGGTAGCATCACTGAG CTTCTGGATTTCAAGGATCAACTGATGAATCATCCTCTTCCAAGCAACCTCCTTGCTCGTTTAGTTGTGACTACAGGGAGGATTTTCCGAAG TGCCTCTGACATGTTTACTCCGACCTCTGAGCTTGTCCGTCTTGTACGATTCTACGCTACTCCCTGGGAACAAAAGAAAGAAATCCTGCAGCGCATATATGTGAATCATGAGAG GAAAAAGCATCAGCTGAATGTGGCAGTGAGGAAACTGCAACTTCTTGATACTCAG ACCAAGTGGTTTGCACGGGAACGTCAAATCCTGAACTGGGAGAAGTTGTTTGTAAAGCTGACG ACAACAAACGCGCATGGGAGAAGGTGGAAATTTCGGGTAGAACATCTGAAAAGAAAAGGTACGCTGAG CTCAGAATGTCAAAAGTTTGTAGGGACTCCTACTCGATCAGAGAAGAGAGATGGACAGTCTGACCCCAAGCAACATGTTGTATCAAAAGGGACA GAATCTTCAAAATGTCTGGCAGTCAGAGAGGATCAAAAGGTTGATACAGATGGAAGCAATGAGGACGAAGACGAGGAGAACGAACACAGTGATTCGGAGCAGGTCCCAGCAGAGAGA aagaacACCATTGATGGTGAAGCACAGACAGAACAGCAGACAGAAGAGCaagggacatggacaggtgattctGTCCACTGCAG ATTTCTCACTGTGTCAGCGACCAAGTTCTATGGCTGCTTTGAGCAAGGTCTGTCGTGCTTCATAACATATCAACAAGAACGTCAGCAGATACAGCTTGTCCAGGCCCAAGCCAGGCAGAAAAACAAAGCATTAAAAcaagtcaaaataaatgaaagtaAACAAG ATTTGCCTCTGACTGGGTCAGACTCTGGAATTTTAAAAGCACCAGAAGTACCTAAGACTGATTTTACAAAGTCAGCTGTGGAGTCTATGCTGACCGG TACTCAAGGAGCAAAGTTTGAAATGACAAAGGATTCAGCTGTGGTGGAGGTGTTGCTTTTTCATGATCAGAAAGGAGTGATTGCTGAGGGGGAGTTCAAATTGCCAGAG GATCTACTTATGGAACAGAAACATGTAAGTGACAAAGAAATTCAACTTTTTACTCCTGGATCTGCACGATTACCAGCAAGAATTATTGCAGCTTTGTGCATCAGCCTCAAAGTAGAAGAGGTGGAGGAATCATTGTCAAAGGACCAGTCCACTGAGGCTTGGAGTCTACAAGAGCTTGTTTTGGATGTCACAG GGATAGACCTTAAGGAGACGAGCCAGAATGAGCTTGAGAAATGCCTCAGGAAACCTGAGTTAAGAGAAAGCTGCACTTCTGCcatgtcatgggcttcctcctccGTGGCAAAACCA GGTTTGGTTCCCGAGGAACAAGTGCAGCTGTTGATAGAGGAACACAATCTTCAGCTCTCCCAGCTACAGGAACAGCACCA ACATCAAATGAGGAGCATTCTAGAGTCTTTCAGAACATCTGTACCAGACTGTGCACTCGATCAAACTTTCTTGACAG AAAGGATACCAAGGTCAGAGAGCGCACATTTGACAGCTGAGAACAAGAATTGTGATGAAGAGGCAAATGGAGAATGGACACAGAATCATTCAGCTCGAGGTGTCAGATCAGCACAAACTGCTCCAAAACCCCCACCAAAAAG TGCTGCTGCAAGACAAAAGATCAGCGTGAGCAAGAGTCTCCTGCTGAAAAAGAAACTTCCAGACGAT GTTTGGGAGAGAATGAAAATACTGGAAGAGAACATGTGGAGAAATAAACATAATACAATTGAGAAGCTTCAGTCTGAGACAagcagcaaactggagaaacagctctCAGTTCAAAAGAGACTTCAACTGCATTCAGATGACGTGGCACATGATAGCAGAAGCAAAG ATGAAATCTGCCTCCCAGCACTGTTCATGCCAATGAAGACCAGACAGGTATTTATGCCAAAGGCTCGTTTATACTTCCATCCATCAGGTTCGGCAGGCTTCTTCCGCCTAACGCAGGCGCCATCAGTTTTCAGCCTTCCCCCTTTGGGCTGCAGCACC AGGATGTCTGTTCTGAATCTGTTGAACCCAAGTGTCACATTGCCAATGACGTCAGTTGTTCAGGATAACTCTACCCCAGAAGAAGCTGAGACTGTGGTAAACAGGGTGACACCGGAGCCATACCCCACGAATCAATCTTGGGCAGGTAGTATGAGCATACCCGAAGAGAAAAATTAA